The following coding sequences lie in one Ictalurus punctatus breed USDA103 chromosome 16, Coco_2.0, whole genome shotgun sequence genomic window:
- the nfil3 gene encoding nuclear factor interleukin-3-regulated protein translates to MQAIKKEPSYSGDDDLVLAMALQGTDRDLINQKLSNMPFKAKQNMCRRKREFIPDEKKDNLYWERRRKNNEAAKRSREKRRINDMVLENKLMVLGEENASLKAELLSLKLKFGLLSSAAYAQEVQKISTSTKALYQEFVPPNGVKGSYPREVEPSCLSSSCISVIKHSPHSTLSDGSDSSTMNTCRTPEIIKQEPLENGNYSRDRASPYELYRHYLNSPFPAGYSQPNPFLQLTRSSSNSPRTSDGDDGTVSKSSDGEDEQQVPKGLTPSTADQKSVIVSAVKVPDAIASALPHKLRIKARAIQIKVEAIDPDYDSSGKFSSPIDMSARACYQMGQGSTPEYTQSSLSPLSLQVNNVQDWIQQPEYWNKDQTEAMPNGYKNRLCPDSPGPVTNKLVVDLKDGCYAISESENLYLKKGIANLSAEVACLKKLIATRQGSVIESTKSTTEHDLVSKGCYSN, encoded by the coding sequence ATGCAGGCCATTAAGAAAGAGCCATCCTACAGTGGAGATGATGACCTGGTCTTAGCCATGGCTCTGCAAGGCACAGACAGAGACTTAATCAATCAGAAACTGTCCAACATGCCCTTCAAGGCCAAACAAAACATGTGCCGCAGAAAGCGGGAATTTATCCCTGATGAGAAGAAGGACAATTTGTACTGGGAGCGGAGACGCAAGAACAACGAGGCGGCAAAGCGCTCACGGGAGAAGCGGCGGATCAATGATATGGTGCTAGAGAACAAGCTGATGGTGTTGGGTGAGGAGAATGCTTCACTCAAAGCTGAGCTTCTGTCTCTCAAGCTGAAGTTCGGCCTGTTGAGCTCAGCTGCCTATGCTCAGGAGGTGCAGAAGATCTCCACCTCTACTAAAGCTTTGTACCAGGAATTTGTGCCCCCTAATGGTGTCAAAGGCTCTTACCCCAGAGAGGTTGAGCCATCATGCTTGAGCAGTAGCTGCATATCAGTGATCAAGCACTCACCTCACAGCACCTTATCAGATGGATCTGACTCAAGCACTATGAACACATGCAGGACACCGGAAATCATCAAGCAAGAGCCATTAGAAAATGGCAACTACTCCAGAGACCGAGCCAGTCCATATGAACTGTACAGACATTACCTGAATAGTCCTTTCCCTGCAGGCTACTCTCAGCCAAATCCTTTCCTGCAGCTCACCAGGTCATCAAGTAACTCGCCACGGACCTCTGATGGTGATGATGGGACTGTGAGCAAGTCGTCAGATGGGGAAGATGAACAGCAAGTCCCCAAAGGTCTGACACCGTCCACTGCTGACCAAAAAAGCGTGATAGTCTCTGCTGTAAAAGTGCCAGATGCAATAGCTTCAGCCCTACCCCACAAGCTGCGCATCAAAGCACGGGCCATCCAGATCAAAGTAGAGGCTATCGATCCTGACTACGACTCATCTGGGAAGTTCTCTTCCCCCATCGACATGTCTGCACGGGCATGCTACCAGATGGGTCAGGGATCTACACCTGAATATACCCAGTCATCACTTAGCCCACTCTCCCTGCAGGTGAACAACGTCCAGGACTGGATCCAACAGCCTGAGTACTGGAACAAAGACCAAACAGAGGCTATGCCAAATGGCTACAAGAACAGACTTTGCCCTGACTCACCTGGGCCTGTGACTAACAAACTCGTTGTAGACCTTAAGGATGGCTGCTATGCCATCTCAGAGTCTGAGAACTTGTACTTGAAAAAAGGCATCGCCAACCTGTCAGCAGAAGTGGCCTGCCTGAAAAAGTTGATTGCAACACGGCAGGGTTCTGTTATCGAGTCCACGAAAAGCACTACTGAACATGACTTGGTATCTAAAGGATGTTACTCAAACTGA